From the Malus domestica chromosome 17, GDT2T_hap1 genome, one window contains:
- the LOC103426093 gene encoding probable pre-mRNA-splicing factor ATP-dependent RNA helicase DEAH5, which translates to MAAADDGLKKLEYLSLVSKVCSELETHLGFGDKVLAEFITEIGRSCETVDEFDARLKENGAEMPDYFVRTLLTIIHAILPPKPKPEKDASKKDGASEGKKTKFKALAIADNRDRVKEIDKEIEMETREKHTDGEERDGEREDDRRRGRDKYRDGNRDRDRDRDRDRHRGRDRDGRGRGRDRHDRDERRRDSHYNDDDGERGRRRDSHYNDDDGERGRHTDRYGKHKRDGYEENGIEREDDDRRGNRDRQNGPSKNLSDEPELYQVYKGRVSRVMDTGCFVQLNDLRGKEGLVHVSQMATRRISNAKDVVKRDQEVYVKVISVSGQKLSLSMRDVDQHSGKDLLPLKKSSEDDAYRTNTSVSRDGPVTRTGLSGIRIVEEDDVGPSRRPLKRMSSPEKWEAKQLIASGVLGVTEYPMYDDEADGMLYQEEGAEEELEIEINEDEPAFLNGQTRYSVDMSPVKIFKNPEGSLSRAAALQSALIKERREVREQQQRTMLDSIPKDLNRPWEDPMPETGERHLAQELRGVGLSAYDMPEWKKDAFGKTISFGQRSKLSIQEQRQSLPIYKLKKELVQAVNENQVLVVIGETGSGKTTQVTQYLAEAGYTTKGKIGCTQPRRVAAMSVAKRVAEEFGCRLGEEVGYAIRFEDCTGPDTVIKYMTDGMLLREILIDENLSQYSVVMLDEAHERTIHTDVLFGLLKKLLIRRPDLRLIVTSATLDAEKFSGYFFDCNIFTIPGRTFPVEILYTKQPESDYLDASLITVLQIHLTEPEGDILLFLTGQEEIDFACQSLYERMKGLGKNVPELIILPVYSALPSEMQSRIFDPAPPGKRKVVVATNIAEASLTIDGIFYVIDPGFAKQNVYNPKQGLDSLVITPISQASAKQRAGRAGRTGPGKCYRLYTESAYRNEMSPTSIPEIQRINLGTTTLTMKAMGINDLLSFDFMDPPSPQALISAMEQLYSLGALDEEGLLTKLGRKMAEFPLDPPLSKMLLASVDLGCSDEILTIIAMIQTGNIFYRPREKQAQADQKRAKFFQPEGDHLTLLAVYEAWKAKNFSGPWCFENFVQSRSLRRAQDVRKQLLSIMDKYKLDVVSAGKNFTKIRKAITAGFFFHGARKDPQEGYRTLVENQPVYIHPSSALFQRQPDWVIYHELVMTTKEYMREVTVVDPKWLVELAPRFFKVSDPTKMSKRKRQERIEPLYDRYHEPNSWRLSKRRA; encoded by the exons ATGGCGGCTGCCGACGACGGTCTGAAGAAGTTGGAGTACCTTTCGCTGGTCTCCAAAGTCTGTTCAGAGCTCGAGACGCATCTAGGGTTTGGGGACAAAGTTCTGGCGGAGTTCATCACCGAAATCGGACGGAGCTGTGAGACGGTGGATGAATTCGACGCCCGATTGAAGGAGAACGGCGCAGAGATGCCCGACTACTTCGTCCGTACACTCCTCACTATTATACACGCAATCCTCCCTCCGAAGCCGAAGCCGGAGAAGGACGCCTCGAAGAAAGACGGCGCTTCTGAAGGTAAGAAAACCAAGTTTAAGGCTTTGGCTATTGCTGATAATAGAGATAGAGTTAAGGAGATTGATAAGGAAATTGAGATGGAGACTAGGGAGAAGCACACCGACGGAGAAGAGCGGGACGGAGAGCGTGAAGACGATAGGCGGAGGGGTAGGGATAAATATAGGGATGGAAatagagatagagatagagatCGGGATCGTGATAGGCACAGAGGTAGGGATAGAGATGGGAGAGGCAGGGGAAGGGATAGGCATGATAGAGACGAGAGGCGTAGAGATTCACATTATAATGATGATGATGGGGAAAGAGGGAGGCGTAGAGATTCACATTATAATGATGATGATGGGGAAAGGGGGAGGCATACAGATCGATACGGTAAGCATAAGAGAGATGGGTATGAAGAGAATGGAATTGAAAGAGAAGATGATGATAGGAGAGGTAATAGGGATAGGCAGAATGGTCCTAGTAAGAACCTTTCCGATGAACCCGAATTGTACCAGGTGTATAAGGGTAGGGTTTCGAGAGTGATGGACACCGGTTGTTTTGTTCAGTTAAATGATTTGAGAGGGAAGGAAGGTTTGGTTCATGTTTCACAGATGGCAACTCGGCGAATTAGTAATGCTAAGGATGTGGTGAAGAGGGATCAGGAAGTTTATGTTAAGGTGATTTCTGTTTCGGGTCAGAAGTTGAGCCTTTCGATGAGGGATGTTGATCAGCATTCTGGGAAGGATTTGCTTCCGTTGAAGAAGAGCTCAGAGGATGATGCTTATAGGACCAACACGTCGGTGTCCAGAGACGGACCTGTGACTAGGACTGGTCTTTCTGGGATTAGGATTGTGGAAGAGGATGATGTTGGTCCATCACGCCGGCCATTGAAGCGAATGAGCTCACCTGAGAAGTGGGAAGCCAAACAGTTAATTGCCTCAGGTGTTTTGGGTGTGACAGAGTACCCAATGTATGATGATGAAGCAGATGGGATGCTATATCAAGAAGAGGGAGCTGAGGAAGAGCTTGAGATTGAGATCAATGAGGATGAGCCGGCCTTTTTGAATGGGCAGACCAGGTATTCTGTGGATATGTCCCCTGTAAAAATCTTTAAGAATCCAGAAGGGTCTTTGAGTCGTGCAGCTGCACTTCAGTCTGCACTCATTAAGGAGCGTAGAGAAGTGCGAGAGCAGCAGCAAAGAACCATGTTGGATTCCATCCCAAAGGATCTGAATCGTCCCTGGGAAGATCCAATGCCAGAGACTGGTGAGAGGCATCTTGCCCAGGAGCTTAGAGGTGTTGGTTTGTCTGCATATGATATGCCTGAGTGGAAGAAGGATGCTTTTGGGAAAACCATCAGCTTTGGGCAGAGGTCTAAGCTATCAATTCAGGAACAGAGGCAGAGCTTGCCTATATACAAGCTGAAGAAAGAATTGGTTCAGGCGGTGAATGAGAATCAAGTGCTTGTCGTCATTGGTGAGACTGGTTCTGGTAAGACAACCCAGGTAACACAGTATCTTGCAGAAGCGGGTTACACGACAAAGGGAAAGATTGGATGTACACAGCCCCGTAGGGTTGCTGCAATGTCTGTAGCCAAGAGGGTGGCTGAAGAGTTTGGTTGTCGTTTGGGGGAGGAAGTTGGATATGCTATTCGTTTTGAGGATTGCACTGGACCAGATACTGTCATCAAGTACATGACCGATGGTATGCTTCTTAGGGAGATTTTGATTGATGAGAACCTTTCCCAATATTCTGTGGTCATGCTTGATGAAGCTCATGAGAGGACAATCCACACAGATGTTCTTTTTGGATTACTGAAGAAGCTTCTGATCCGGAGACCAGACCTTCGTTTGATTGTCACCTCTGCTACTTTGGATGCAGAGAAGTTTTCAGGTTATTTCTTCGACTGTAACATATTTACTATCCCTGGGAGAACTTTTCCTGTCGAGATACTCTACACCAAGCAGCCAGAAAGTGACTACCTTGATGCATCTCTAATTACTGTCCTACAAATCCACTTAACAGAACCTGAAGGTGATATCCTTCTCTTCTTGACTGGACAAGAAGAGATTGATTTTGCATGCCAGTCTCTttatgagaggatgaagggtCTTGGTAAAAATGTTCCTGAGTTAATTATTCTACCAGTATATAGTGCCCTTCCTAGTGAAATGCAGTCAAGGATATTTGATCCTGCCCCGCCAGGGAAGAGGAAAGTGGTTGTGGCTACTAATATTGCTGAAGCATCACTGACTATTGATGGGATATTTTATGTCATCGATCCTGGATTTGCAAAGCAAAATGTTTATAACCCAAAGCAGGGGCTGGATTCGCTTGTCATTACTCCAATTTCACAAGCATCAGCCAAGCAACGAGCTGGGCGTGCTGGACGCACAGGGCCTGGGAAATGTTACCGCCTCTACACTGAGAGTGCATACCGTAATGAGATGTCCCCTACTTCAATTCCAGAAATCCAGAGGATAAATCTTGGGACTACTACACTTACAATGAAAGCCATGGGGATAAATGATCTCCTGTCGTTTGATTTTATGGATCCTCCTTCACCGCAAGCACTCATTTCTGCCATGGAACAACTGTACAGTTTGGGAGCACTGGACGAGGAGGGGCTGCTGACCAAATTGGGTAGGAAGATGGCTGAGTTTCCTCTCGATCCACCGTTATCTAAGATGCTACTCGCTAGCGTAGACCTTGGATGTAGTGATGAGATCTTGACCATCATTGCAATGATTCAGACAGGCAATATCTTTTACAGGCCTAGGGAAAAACAAGCCCAGGCTGATCAGAAGAGAGCTAAGTTTTTCCAGCCAGAGGGAGACCATCTGACTTTACTTGCAGTCTATGAGGCTTGGAAAGCTAAGAATTTCTCAGGTCCATGGTGTTTTGAGAACTTTGTTCAGTCTCGATCCTTGAGGAGGGCACAGGATGTCAGAAAACAGCTTCTGAGCATCATGGACAA GTATAAATTGGACGTGGTCAGTGCAGGAAAGAATTTTACAAAGATCAGGAAGGCAATTACAGCAGGTTTCTTCTTCCATGGTGCTAGAAAGGACCCACAGGAGGGTTATAGAACCCTAGTCGAGAACCAGCCAGTTTATATTCACCCAAGCAGTGCTCTCTTCCAGAGACAACCAGATTGGGTTATCTACCATGAGCTGGTTATGACTACAAAGGAGTACATGCGCGAGGTGACGGTTGTTGACCCCAAATGGCTAGTAGAACTGGCACCAAGGTTCTTCAAAGTATCAGATCCCACAAAGATGAGTAAGCGCAAGCGTCAGGAACGAATTGAACCCTTATATGACAGATACCATGAACCTAACTCTTGGCGTCTTAGTAAGCGTCGTGCTTGA
- the LOC103405529 gene encoding protein trichome birefringence-like 43 isoform X1, with amino-acid sequence MDNFAIGTFLLVLSLLHHHVHGSRQYSSEGCDLFQGRWVYDESYPFYTSSQCSFIEKQFDCLQNGRSDKFYLKFRWQPTRCNLTRFNGEDFLQIFRGKNIMFVGDSLSLNQWQSLTCMLHTANPQTQYKLYRTGGLSTFAFPAYNMKVMFSRNAFLVDTINTTAGRVLKLDSIESGKLWMNSDVLIFNSWHWWLHTGRKQPWDLIQEGSRTYKDMDRLVAYEKALMTWARWVATNSESTKTRVFFQGVSPDHNNGSEWGEATSNQCEGQTQPMAGNEYLAGSHPAEVVVERVLRSISNPVHLLNVTTLSQLRKDGHPSVYGHGGHRDMDCSHWCLAGVPDTWNQLLYASLIQSKTSYDVDSENYK; translated from the exons atggatAATTTTGCCATCGGCACGTTTCTATTGGTGCTCTCTCTTCTGCACCATCATGTACACGGAAGTCGACAATACTCTAGTGAAGGATGTGATCTTTTCCAAGGAAGATGGGTTTATGATGAATCATATCCTTTCTATACTTCATCACAATGCTCCTTCATAGAGAAGCAATTCGATTGCCTACAAAATGGTCGTTCCGACAAATTCTATCTCAAATTCCGATGGCAGCCCACTCGCTGCAACTTAACAAG gTTCAACGGTGAAGATTTCTTGCAAATATTTAGAGGAAAAAACATCATGTTCGTTGGGGACTCGCTGAGTTTGAACCAATGGCAATCACTCACCTGTATGCTTCATACAGCCAATCCACAGACTCAATATAAACTCTACCGGACGGGAGGACTATCCACATTCGCCTTCCCA GCATACAATATGAAGGTCATGTTCTCTCGGAATGCATTTCTTGTTGATACAATAAACACAACTGCTGGTCGAGTTCTTAAACTCGACTCTATCGAAAGTGGGAAACTGTGGATGAATAGTGATGTTCTGATCTTCAACTCATGGCATTGGTGGCTTCACACCGGAAGGAAGCAACC TTGGGATCTAATTCAAGAAGGGAGCCGTACATACAAAGACATGGATCGCTTAGTTGCTTACGAGAAGGCGCTCATGACATGGGCTAGATGGGTTGCTACCAATTCGGAATCAACAAAAACAAGAGTTTTTTTCCAAGGTGTTTCCCCAGATCATAATAA TGGAAGTGAATGGGGAGAGGCAACCTCAAACCAGTGTGAAGGGCAAACACAACCAATGGCGGGGAATGAGTATCTGGCAGGTTCACATCCAGCAGAGGTAGTAGTAGAAAGAGTGCTGCGTTCTATATCAAACCCGGTTCATTTGCTAAATGTCACAACCCTTTCACAACTAAGAAAAGATGGGCATCCATCTGTGTACGGTCACGGTGGTCACAGGGACATGGACTGCAGTCACTGGTGTTTAGCTGGAGTGCCTGACACTTGGAATCAACTTCTATACGCATCTCTGATACAAAGCAAGACCAGTTACGATGTGGACTCGGAAAATTATAAATAA
- the LOC103405529 gene encoding protein trichome birefringence-like 43 isoform X2 — MRFVQLQGWMMATGCRRFAEKVAAASCRAAYNMKVMFSRNAFLVDTINTTAGRVLKLDSIESGKLWMNSDVLIFNSWHWWLHTGRKQPWDLIQEGSRTYKDMDRLVAYEKALMTWARWVATNSESTKTRVFFQGVSPDHNNGSEWGEATSNQCEGQTQPMAGNEYLAGSHPAEVVVERVLRSISNPVHLLNVTTLSQLRKDGHPSVYGHGGHRDMDCSHWCLAGVPDTWNQLLYASLIQSKTSYDVDSENYK; from the exons ATGAGATTTGTGCAATTGCAGGGATGGATGATGGCGACGGGTTGTAGAAGGTTTGCAGAGAAGGTTGCGGCGGCAAGTTGTAGAGCT GCATACAATATGAAGGTCATGTTCTCTCGGAATGCATTTCTTGTTGATACAATAAACACAACTGCTGGTCGAGTTCTTAAACTCGACTCTATCGAAAGTGGGAAACTGTGGATGAATAGTGATGTTCTGATCTTCAACTCATGGCATTGGTGGCTTCACACCGGAAGGAAGCAACC TTGGGATCTAATTCAAGAAGGGAGCCGTACATACAAAGACATGGATCGCTTAGTTGCTTACGAGAAGGCGCTCATGACATGGGCTAGATGGGTTGCTACCAATTCGGAATCAACAAAAACAAGAGTTTTTTTCCAAGGTGTTTCCCCAGATCATAATAA TGGAAGTGAATGGGGAGAGGCAACCTCAAACCAGTGTGAAGGGCAAACACAACCAATGGCGGGGAATGAGTATCTGGCAGGTTCACATCCAGCAGAGGTAGTAGTAGAAAGAGTGCTGCGTTCTATATCAAACCCGGTTCATTTGCTAAATGTCACAACCCTTTCACAACTAAGAAAAGATGGGCATCCATCTGTGTACGGTCACGGTGGTCACAGGGACATGGACTGCAGTCACTGGTGTTTAGCTGGAGTGCCTGACACTTGGAATCAACTTCTATACGCATCTCTGATACAAAGCAAGACCAGTTACGATGTGGACTCGGAAAATTATAAATAA
- the LOC103405532 gene encoding protein trichome birefringence-like 43 isoform X1, protein METSISVSVAAVLVFCLLCQIQGKVAFGGVDNINATKNVVRIGSCDLFQGKWVYDRSYPLYTSTDCPFIEKEFNCQNHGRPDKEYQKYRWQPTSCQIPRITGRSFLQRLRGKRILFVGDSLSLNQWQSLTCMIHKSAPEAKYDLVKIGGLSVLKFPAYDILIMLSRNAFLVDIVLEGSRRVLVLDSIQSGNFWRTFDVLVFDTWHWWLHTGRKQPWDFVRYEGRTHKDMDRMVAYETALRTWARWVDSSVDSTKTQVFFQGVSPDHMNPREWGDAKSENCRGQTEPVLGSHYPGGSHPAEIVLKKVLRIVFKPVHLLDITTLSQLRKDGHPSVYGYGGRRGTDCTHWCLPGVPDSWNQILIAALFQS, encoded by the exons ATGGAGACTTCCATTTCCGTAAGTGTTGCAGCAGTATTGGTTTTCTGTCTTTTGTGTCAAATCCAAGGGAAAGTTGCCTTTGGTGGTGTTGATAATATTAATGCAACGAAAAATGTTGTAAGGATTGGAAGCTGTGACCTTTTCCAGGGGAAATGGGTTTATGATAGGTCTTATCCTCTCTACACTTCCACTGACTGTCCATTCATAGAGAAGGAGTTTAATTGCCAAAACCATGGACGACCGGATAAGGAGTATCAGAAATACAGATGGCAGCCAACTTCGTGCCAGATACCGAG GATCACTGGAAGAAGTTTTCTTCAAAGATTGAGAGGGAAACGCATCCTGTTTGTAGGAGACTCACTGAGCTTGAATCAATGGCAGTCTCTCACATGCATGATTCACAAATCAGCACCAGAAGCTAAGTACGATCTAGTCAAGATTGGAGGCCTATCTGTACTCAAATTTCCA GCATACGACATCTTGATCATGCTCTCGCGCAATGCCTTTCTAGTAGATATCGTCCTCGAGGGAAGCCGGCGTGTTCTAGTGCTCGATTCGATTCAAAGTGGAAATTTTTGGAGAACCTTTGACGTCTTGGTCTTTGATACATGGCACTGGTGGCTTCATACCGGAAGGAAACAACC GTGGGATTTTGTCCGATACGAGGGACGGACACACAAAGACATGGATCGCATGGTGGCTTACGAGACAGCTCTGAGGACATGGGCAAGATGGGTAGATTCCAGTGTTGATTCTACTAAAACTCAGGTCTTCTTCCAGGGTGTTTCTCCAGATCACATGAA TCCAAGAGAATGGGGTGATGCAAAGTCGGAGAACTGCCGAGGACAAACAGAACCAGTGTTGGGGTCACATTATCCAGGAGGTTCACATCCAGCAGAAATTGTCCTAAAAAAGGTTTTGCGCATAGTGTTTAAGCCAGTTCATTTGCTCGACATAACAACACTTTCACAACTAAGAAAAGACGGTCACCCTTCAGTCTATGGATACGGCGGCCGCCGCGGCACAGACTGCACTCACTGGTGTCTTCCTGGTGTTCCAGATTCTTGGAATCAAATTCTAATTGCAGCACTCTTCCAAAGCTga
- the LOC103405532 gene encoding protein trichome birefringence-like 43 isoform X2 — protein METSISGKWVYDRSYPLYTSTDCPFIEKEFNCQNHGRPDKEYQKYRWQPTSCQIPRITGRSFLQRLRGKRILFVGDSLSLNQWQSLTCMIHKSAPEAKYDLVKIGGLSVLKFPAYDILIMLSRNAFLVDIVLEGSRRVLVLDSIQSGNFWRTFDVLVFDTWHWWLHTGRKQPWDFVRYEGRTHKDMDRMVAYETALRTWARWVDSSVDSTKTQVFFQGVSPDHMNPREWGDAKSENCRGQTEPVLGSHYPGGSHPAEIVLKKVLRIVFKPVHLLDITTLSQLRKDGHPSVYGYGGRRGTDCTHWCLPGVPDSWNQILIAALFQS, from the exons ATGGAGACTTCCATTTCC GGGAAATGGGTTTATGATAGGTCTTATCCTCTCTACACTTCCACTGACTGTCCATTCATAGAGAAGGAGTTTAATTGCCAAAACCATGGACGACCGGATAAGGAGTATCAGAAATACAGATGGCAGCCAACTTCGTGCCAGATACCGAG GATCACTGGAAGAAGTTTTCTTCAAAGATTGAGAGGGAAACGCATCCTGTTTGTAGGAGACTCACTGAGCTTGAATCAATGGCAGTCTCTCACATGCATGATTCACAAATCAGCACCAGAAGCTAAGTACGATCTAGTCAAGATTGGAGGCCTATCTGTACTCAAATTTCCA GCATACGACATCTTGATCATGCTCTCGCGCAATGCCTTTCTAGTAGATATCGTCCTCGAGGGAAGCCGGCGTGTTCTAGTGCTCGATTCGATTCAAAGTGGAAATTTTTGGAGAACCTTTGACGTCTTGGTCTTTGATACATGGCACTGGTGGCTTCATACCGGAAGGAAACAACC GTGGGATTTTGTCCGATACGAGGGACGGACACACAAAGACATGGATCGCATGGTGGCTTACGAGACAGCTCTGAGGACATGGGCAAGATGGGTAGATTCCAGTGTTGATTCTACTAAAACTCAGGTCTTCTTCCAGGGTGTTTCTCCAGATCACATGAA TCCAAGAGAATGGGGTGATGCAAAGTCGGAGAACTGCCGAGGACAAACAGAACCAGTGTTGGGGTCACATTATCCAGGAGGTTCACATCCAGCAGAAATTGTCCTAAAAAAGGTTTTGCGCATAGTGTTTAAGCCAGTTCATTTGCTCGACATAACAACACTTTCACAACTAAGAAAAGACGGTCACCCTTCAGTCTATGGATACGGCGGCCGCCGCGGCACAGACTGCACTCACTGGTGTCTTCCTGGTGTTCCAGATTCTTGGAATCAAATTCTAATTGCAGCACTCTTCCAAAGCTga